In Sphingopyxis sp. FD7, a single window of DNA contains:
- a CDS encoding PA0069 family radical SAM protein, which translates to MEPAKPLPPTSGRGAPANPRPTRTGSLDREADGDWLDAAEDVDGAPPPLRTTVTVEHPKTIISRNKSPDISFDRSINPYRGCEHGCIYCFARPTHAFHDLSPGLDFESRLFAKSDAATLLRAELAKKGYAAAPLAIGTNTDGYQPIEREWGITRSVIEVLAETRHPLLITTKSDRLLRDIDLLAAMARDNLVGVAISVTTLDAALARTLEPRAPHPRRRLAAIRKLIDAGVPTQVNISPIIPAITDHEIEAIMAAAADAGAIRASYILMRLPYEVAPLFRAWLDAHYPDRAAKVMHMMQDIRGGRDNDPDFFSRMKGQGIWPQLIRQRIKRAARAHGMDRSFPPLRSDLFRPPERNGQMELF; encoded by the coding sequence GTGGAACCCGCCAAACCCCTGCCCCCGACCTCCGGTCGCGGCGCTCCCGCCAACCCGCGCCCGACGCGCACCGGCTCGCTCGATCGCGAGGCCGATGGCGACTGGCTCGACGCGGCGGAGGATGTGGACGGTGCCCCGCCGCCGCTCCGCACGACGGTGACGGTCGAGCATCCCAAAACGATCATTTCGCGCAACAAATCGCCCGACATCAGCTTCGACCGTTCGATCAATCCCTATCGCGGCTGTGAACATGGCTGCATCTATTGCTTCGCGCGCCCGACCCACGCCTTCCATGACCTGTCGCCCGGTCTCGACTTCGAAAGCCGCTTGTTCGCCAAGTCCGACGCGGCCACCCTGCTGCGCGCCGAGCTTGCAAAAAAGGGCTACGCCGCCGCCCCGCTCGCTATCGGCACCAACACCGACGGTTACCAGCCGATCGAGCGCGAATGGGGCATCACCCGCTCGGTGATCGAGGTGCTCGCCGAAACGCGCCATCCGCTGCTCATCACCACCAAGTCCGACCGGCTGCTGCGCGACATCGACCTGCTCGCGGCGATGGCGCGCGACAATCTGGTCGGCGTCGCGATCTCGGTCACGACGCTCGATGCCGCGCTTGCGCGCACCCTCGAACCGCGCGCGCCGCATCCGCGCCGCCGCCTCGCCGCGATCCGCAAGCTCATCGACGCGGGCGTGCCGACGCAGGTCAATATCTCGCCGATCATCCCCGCGATCACCGACCATGAGATAGAGGCGATCATGGCCGCGGCGGCGGACGCGGGTGCGATCCGCGCGTCCTATATATTGATGCGGCTGCCCTATGAGGTGGCTCCGCTTTTCCGCGCCTGGCTGGACGCGCATTACCCCGACCGCGCGGCCAAGGTGATGCACATGATGCAGGACATTCGCGGCGGGCGCGATAACGACCCCGACTTCTTCAGCCGCATGAAGGGGCAAGGCATCTGGCCGCAGCTGATCCGCCAGCGCATCAAACGCGCCGCCCGCGCGCATGGCATGGACCGCAGCTTTCCGCCACTGCGCAGCGACCTGTTCAGGCCGCCGGAGCGTAATGGTCAAATGGAGCTGTTCTAG
- the moaB gene encoding molybdenum cofactor biosynthesis protein B: MPIDESLAFKPVRIALLTISDSRSAGDDRSGDKLEELLTGAGHILAARAIIKDETDLIVSRLHNWIDDPDVDVVITTGGTGLTGRDVTPEALHRLDGKDIPGFGELFRWLSYQKIGTSTIQSRACAVVARGTYIFALPGSTGAVTDAWEGILSSQLDSRHKPCNFVDLMPRLME; this comes from the coding sequence ATGCCGATTGACGAAAGCCTGGCCTTCAAGCCTGTCCGCATCGCGCTGCTGACGATTTCGGACAGCCGCAGCGCCGGCGACGACCGGTCGGGCGACAAGCTGGAGGAACTGCTCACCGGCGCGGGGCATATTCTCGCCGCGCGCGCGATCATCAAGGACGAGACCGACCTCATCGTCTCGCGCCTCCACAACTGGATCGACGATCCCGATGTCGATGTCGTCATCACCACCGGCGGAACGGGTCTCACCGGCCGCGATGTGACGCCCGAGGCGCTGCATCGGCTCGACGGCAAGGATATTCCGGGCTTTGGCGAGCTGTTTCGCTGGCTGAGCTATCAGAAGATCGGCACGTCGACCATACAGTCGCGCGCATGCGCCGTCGTCGCGCGCGGCACCTATATCTTCGCGCTTCCCGGCTCGACCGGCGCCGTCACCGACGCGTGGGAAGGCATTTTGTCGAGTCAGCTCGACAGTCGGCACAAGCCCTGCAATTTCGTCGACCTGATGCCGCGATTGATGGAATGA
- a CDS encoding lytic transglycosylase domain-containing protein, which produces MALTIISVPAIAADAGMPGLTAAPQTVPGILSAKQKQHYGQILAAIRGERWTEAKALLDSADADPLTDFLRAELLVAANSPRAEVADIMPILARAPFLPQAPQLARLATRRGAIDIPALPPETRLTWAGSAPRRLGADAVSSDPVAAGLARTIPDRIKNDDPAGAEALLNAVIDQLSPAARAEWRQKVAWSYYIENDDANALRLALACTADGGPWATQGAWVQGLAAWRLHDYRTALAAFDRVSKEAPDSELRAAAYYWAARAAVAAGEPAAVQSRLRAAAANEETLYGLLATETLGVAPVSQRETLRADRSAWRALQGLPNVRLAMALAELGEENYAGEALRHQARIGHPDQHDALIAMAGALSLPETQLYLAHNTPHGRKPAATARYPQPRWEPSGGWRVDPALVFAHTLQESRFQRAAVSSAGATGLMQVRPGTARDVVRWEGAVAALGDLKTPAVNMDLGQRYLQYLSREPATGGLLPKVIAAYNAGPAPVARWQSEIRDNGDPLLYIESIPYWETRGYVGIVLRNYWMYEAQQGKPSDSRAALAQGKWPRFPDGKDRTRLTWAGGLADAD; this is translated from the coding sequence ATGGCGCTCACGATCATCTCCGTTCCGGCGATTGCCGCCGATGCGGGCATGCCCGGCCTCACCGCTGCGCCTCAAACCGTCCCCGGCATCTTGTCGGCCAAGCAGAAGCAGCATTACGGGCAGATCCTGGCCGCGATCCGTGGCGAGCGGTGGACCGAGGCCAAGGCGCTTCTCGACAGTGCCGACGCCGATCCGCTCACCGATTTTCTGCGCGCCGAACTGCTCGTCGCCGCGAACAGCCCTCGCGCCGAAGTCGCCGACATCATGCCCATCCTTGCGCGTGCTCCATTTCTTCCGCAGGCGCCTCAACTTGCCCGCCTTGCGACAAGGCGCGGCGCGATCGACATTCCCGCGCTGCCCCCCGAAACGCGGCTCACCTGGGCCGGCAGCGCGCCGCGCCGCCTCGGCGCCGACGCGGTGAGCAGCGACCCGGTCGCCGCGGGCCTCGCGCGCACGATCCCCGACCGGATCAAGAATGACGACCCCGCGGGCGCCGAAGCGCTGCTCAACGCCGTCATCGACCAGCTGAGCCCCGCGGCGCGCGCCGAATGGCGGCAGAAGGTCGCCTGGTCCTATTATATCGAAAACGACGACGCCAATGCGCTCCGTCTCGCGCTTGCCTGCACCGCCGACGGCGGGCCCTGGGCGACGCAAGGCGCATGGGTTCAGGGCCTCGCCGCATGGCGGCTCCATGACTATCGCACCGCGCTCGCCGCCTTCGATCGCGTTTCAAAAGAAGCGCCCGACAGCGAGCTGCGCGCCGCGGCCTATTATTGGGCGGCGCGCGCGGCGGTCGCGGCGGGCGAACCGGCGGCGGTCCAGTCGCGACTGCGCGCCGCCGCAGCGAATGAGGAGACGCTTTACGGCCTGCTCGCGACCGAGACGCTCGGCGTTGCGCCAGTCAGCCAGCGCGAAACGCTCCGCGCCGATCGCAGCGCATGGCGCGCGCTCCAGGGGCTTCCCAATGTACGGCTCGCCATGGCGCTCGCCGAACTCGGCGAGGAAAATTACGCCGGCGAAGCGCTGCGCCACCAGGCCCGCATCGGCCATCCCGACCAGCACGACGCGCTCATCGCGATGGCGGGCGCACTCAGCCTGCCCGAAACGCAGCTCTATCTCGCGCACAACACGCCGCATGGCCGCAAGCCCGCAGCAACCGCGCGTTACCCGCAACCCAGATGGGAACCGAGCGGCGGCTGGCGCGTCGATCCCGCGCTCGTCTTTGCCCACACCCTTCAGGAGTCGCGTTTCCAGCGCGCCGCGGTGAGCAGCGCGGGCGCGACGGGGCTGATGCAGGTGCGCCCCGGCACTGCGCGCGATGTCGTGCGCTGGGAAGGTGCGGTTGCCGCGCTGGGTGACCTCAAGACACCGGCGGTAAACATGGACCTCGGACAGCGCTATCTCCAGTATCTGAGCCGCGAACCCGCTACCGGCGGCCTGCTGCCCAAGGTCATCGCCGCCTATAACGCCGGGCCCGCGCCCGTCGCGCGCTGGCAGAGCGAGATACGCGACAATGGCGACCCGCTGCTCTACATCGAATCGATCCCCTATTGGGAAACGCGCGGTTATGTCGGCATCGTGCTGCGCAATTACTGGATGTACGAAGCCCAGCAAGGCAAGCCGTCAGACAGCCGTGCCGCGCTCGCGCAGGGCAAATGGCCGCGCTTTCCCGATGGCAAAGATCGCACGCGCCTGACCTGGGCTGGCGGGCTCGCCGATGCCGATTGA
- a CDS encoding uracil-DNA glycosylase family protein → MGGPNTALLAESYCDWWSLAGVEALVGDRPAGWLAVPPANDAAASRPKRVADPAPEAQPLPAVLQRQPAEAPAEPRGPIALPDEWNDFQQWLASSDEVPGSQWDARRVLPVGDAAAPLMLLTAWPEIDDQREGQLFAGPAGTLLDAMLRAIGLTRGQCYLASLAITRPPGGRIAAQDSTELERLLWHHLRLAAPRRLLLVGGDILRMTTGLSLPNARGKSLDLNQDGGKVDTVAVAHPAMLLARPAQKAAAWDSLKLFNWGR, encoded by the coding sequence ATGGGCGGGCCAAACACTGCATTGCTGGCGGAAAGCTATTGCGACTGGTGGTCGCTGGCAGGGGTCGAAGCGCTGGTCGGAGACCGGCCGGCGGGGTGGCTCGCCGTGCCGCCGGCCAATGACGCTGCGGCATCGCGGCCGAAGCGCGTCGCCGACCCGGCGCCCGAAGCGCAGCCATTGCCCGCCGTGCTTCAGCGTCAGCCCGCCGAAGCGCCCGCCGAACCCAGAGGGCCCATCGCGCTTCCTGACGAGTGGAACGATTTTCAGCAATGGCTGGCCAGCAGCGACGAGGTTCCGGGCAGCCAGTGGGACGCGCGCCGCGTCCTCCCCGTCGGCGATGCCGCCGCGCCGCTGATGCTGCTCACCGCCTGGCCCGAAATCGACGATCAGCGCGAGGGGCAATTGTTCGCGGGCCCGGCGGGCACGCTGCTCGACGCGATGCTGCGGGCGATCGGCCTGACGCGCGGCCAATGCTATCTCGCCAGCCTTGCCATAACCCGCCCACCGGGCGGCCGCATCGCCGCGCAGGACAGCACCGAACTGGAGCGATTGCTGTGGCACCATCTGCGCCTCGCCGCACCGCGGCGGCTGCTGCTGGTCGGCGGCGATATTCTCCGTATGACGACGGGGCTGTCGCTCCCCAACGCGCGCGGAAAGTCACTCGATCTTAACCAGGATGGCGGCAAGGTGGACACGGTAGCCGTCGCGCATCCCGCGATGCTGCTGGCCCGCCCCGCGCAGAAGGCAGCAGCGTGGGATAGCCTGAAACTGTTCAACTGGGGACGTTGA
- a CDS encoding electron transfer flavoprotein-ubiquinone oxidoreductase — translation MSERESMPYDVVIVGAGPAGLSAAIRLKQLANAAGSELSVCILEKGSEVGAHILSGAVIDPRSLDELLPEWRTMGCPLAEVPVNDNQHWVLTRKKKFNLPEFISPPFMHNKGTYTGSLGNLCRWLAEQAEGMGVEIFPGFPAAEILYHEDGSVKGVATGDMGVARDGSHKPDYAPGLELHAKYTFFAEGARGHLTKMLKPQFALDADCEPQVYGLGVKELWDIDPENHAPGRVIHTQGWPLDEHANGGGFLYHQANGQVALGFVTWLNYRNPHISPFQEMQKWKTHPEIAKILKGGKRVSYGARAISDGGYQSVPKLAFPGGALIGDSAGFLNVPRIKGTHTAMKSGMMAAEAAFAAVTAGRSGDTLDAYQAAYDDSWVKKELSVVRNVLPLVEKWGDLGGTILAGITMWAETLKIRMPFTMKHHPDNETLYRADMMPKPDYPKPDGVLTFDRLSSVFLSNTNHEEDQPVHLQLKDPSIPVEYNLPLYDEPAQRYCPAGVYEIVGAEEGDPRFVINAQNCVHCKTCDIKDPTQNINWVTPEGGGGPNYPNM, via the coding sequence GTGAGCGAACGGGAATCGATGCCCTATGACGTGGTCATCGTCGGCGCGGGTCCGGCGGGACTTTCGGCGGCGATCCGCCTCAAGCAACTGGCGAATGCGGCGGGGAGCGAACTGTCGGTGTGCATCCTCGAAAAAGGGTCGGAGGTCGGCGCGCACATCCTGTCGGGCGCGGTGATCGACCCCAGGTCGCTCGACGAGCTTTTGCCCGAATGGCGGACCATGGGATGTCCGCTCGCCGAAGTTCCGGTCAATGACAACCAGCATTGGGTGCTGACCAGGAAAAAGAAGTTCAACCTGCCCGAGTTCATCTCGCCGCCCTTCATGCACAACAAGGGCACTTATACGGGCAGCCTCGGCAATCTTTGCCGCTGGCTCGCCGAACAGGCCGAAGGGATGGGGGTCGAAATCTTCCCCGGCTTTCCTGCCGCCGAAATCCTCTATCACGAAGATGGCTCGGTGAAGGGCGTCGCCACCGGCGACATGGGCGTCGCGCGCGACGGCAGTCACAAGCCCGACTATGCTCCCGGCCTCGAACTCCACGCGAAATATACTTTCTTTGCCGAAGGTGCGCGCGGGCATCTGACCAAGATGCTCAAGCCGCAATTCGCGCTTGACGCCGATTGCGAGCCGCAGGTCTATGGCCTTGGGGTCAAGGAATTGTGGGACATCGATCCCGAAAACCACGCGCCGGGGCGCGTCATCCACACGCAGGGCTGGCCGCTCGACGAACATGCCAATGGCGGCGGCTTCCTCTATCATCAGGCGAACGGACAGGTGGCGCTGGGGTTCGTGACCTGGCTCAACTATCGCAATCCGCACATCTCCCCCTTTCAGGAGATGCAGAAGTGGAAAACGCACCCCGAAATCGCGAAGATCCTGAAGGGCGGCAAGCGCGTTTCCTATGGCGCGCGCGCGATCAGCGACGGCGGCTATCAGTCGGTGCCGAAGCTCGCTTTCCCCGGCGGCGCCTTGATCGGGGACAGCGCCGGTTTCCTCAATGTGCCGCGCATCAAGGGGACGCACACCGCGATGAAGTCGGGCATGATGGCGGCCGAGGCGGCCTTTGCGGCGGTGACCGCCGGCCGGTCGGGCGACACGCTCGACGCCTATCAGGCCGCCTATGACGACAGCTGGGTCAAGAAGGAGCTCAGCGTCGTGCGCAACGTCCTGCCGCTTGTCGAAAAATGGGGCGACCTTGGCGGTACGATCCTCGCGGGCATCACCATGTGGGCCGAGACGCTCAAGATCAGGATGCCGTTCACGATGAAGCATCATCCCGACAATGAGACGCTCTATCGCGCCGACATGATGCCGAAGCCCGATTATCCGAAACCCGACGGTGTGTTGACCTTTGACCGCCTCTCTTCGGTGTTCCTGTCGAATACCAACCATGAGGAGGATCAGCCGGTTCACCTCCAGCTCAAGGATCCGTCGATCCCGGTCGAATATAATCTGCCGCTCTATGACGAACCTGCGCAGCGTTATTGCCCCGCGGGGGTCTATGAAATCGTCGGCGCGGAAGAGGGCGATCCCAGGTTCGTGATCAACGCGCAAAACTGCGTCCATTGCAAGACGTGCGACATCAAGGATCCGACCCAGAATATCAACTGGGTCACCCCCGAAGGCGGCGGAGGCCCCAATTATCCGAATATGTAA
- a CDS encoding tetratricopeptide repeat protein, producing MLEQAIAAGDLDAARRAAQPLWAAGDHRFDAQLILLVDAMRRSDWKAARGFLAGRADKAGTSSVARLIVPTFQAWIDVGARTRRPERHLIAAAGTRAEPALMLQAVLVQAATRRAGEAARLADEIGLSDRLSQLVALRAAATLDRAGEGAAAERLRARIALAAGEREDSMLLLPDQPVSSPRAGSAQWLGLLADGLARTPNGDTRLPLLFARAAHWLNDEDWAVRATLVEALARDGQEGAAIALLDGLRGKLPAVLAMRQAELIADSGNPAAGLERAEAAARDDAPRTLLVRLADLARRSGDASAAAAAYERLDAALGEEDRALRSSLLLARAELKLQADEWDAASPLIERAVALQPDDPVVLNFAGYSALERRRDVEQSLARIETAWAKAPQNPSITDSLGWAYFLTGRTDEAVELLEKAQRGEPDNAVIVEHLGDAYWQAGRKFQARYSWRAAALLADAEMATRIEAKLRDGLTPATVAP from the coding sequence ATGCTGGAACAGGCGATCGCGGCGGGCGACCTCGACGCGGCGCGGCGCGCGGCGCAGCCGTTGTGGGCGGCGGGCGACCATCGTTTCGACGCGCAACTCATCCTGCTGGTCGATGCGATGCGGCGATCCGACTGGAAGGCGGCGCGCGGTTTTCTGGCGGGACGCGCCGACAAGGCAGGCACGAGTTCGGTCGCGCGGCTCATCGTGCCGACCTTTCAGGCCTGGATCGACGTTGGCGCGCGCACGCGGCGGCCCGAGCGTCATCTGATCGCCGCCGCGGGCACGCGGGCGGAACCCGCGTTGATGCTCCAGGCCGTGCTGGTGCAGGCGGCAACGCGCCGCGCGGGCGAGGCGGCGCGACTGGCGGACGAGATCGGCCTGAGCGACCGGCTCAGCCAGCTCGTCGCGTTGCGCGCCGCGGCGACGCTCGATCGCGCGGGCGAAGGCGCGGCCGCCGAACGCCTCCGTGCGCGCATCGCGCTCGCGGCGGGTGAGCGCGAGGACTCGATGCTGCTGCTGCCCGACCAGCCGGTGAGCAGCCCGCGCGCGGGGAGTGCGCAGTGGCTCGGCCTGCTCGCCGACGGGCTGGCGCGCACGCCGAACGGCGACACCAGATTGCCCTTGCTGTTCGCGCGCGCCGCGCATTGGCTGAACGACGAGGATTGGGCGGTGCGCGCAACGCTGGTCGAGGCGCTTGCCCGCGACGGACAGGAGGGTGCGGCCATCGCGCTGCTCGACGGCCTGCGCGGAAAATTGCCCGCGGTCTTGGCGATGCGCCAGGCCGAGCTGATCGCCGACAGCGGCAATCCGGCGGCTGGCCTCGAACGCGCCGAGGCGGCCGCGCGCGACGACGCGCCGCGCACCTTGCTGGTGCGCCTTGCCGATCTGGCGCGGCGGTCGGGCGACGCCAGCGCCGCCGCGGCCGCCTATGAGCGACTGGACGCGGCGCTGGGCGAGGAGGACCGCGCGCTGCGCAGTTCGCTGTTGCTTGCCCGCGCCGAGCTGAAGTTGCAGGCCGATGAATGGGACGCGGCGTCACCGCTGATCGAGCGTGCGGTGGCCCTGCAGCCCGACGATCCCGTCGTGCTCAATTTCGCGGGCTATTCGGCGCTCGAACGACGCAGGGATGTCGAGCAATCGCTCGCGCGGATCGAAACAGCGTGGGCCAAGGCGCCGCAAAATCCAAGCATCACCGATTCGCTTGGCTGGGCCTATTTCCTGACCGGGCGCACCGACGAAGCGGTCGAGTTGCTCGAAAAGGCGCAGCGCGGCGAACCCGACAATGCGGTGATCGTCGAGCATCTGGGCGACGCCTATTGGCAGGCGGGCCGCAAGTTTCAGGCGCGCTATAGCTGGCGCGCGGCGGCGCTGCTCGCCGACGCCGAGATGGCGACGCGGATCGAGGCGAAGCTGCGCGACGGGCTGACTCCGGCGACGGTGGCGCCATGA
- a CDS encoding 4-(cytidine 5'-diphospho)-2-C-methyl-D-erythritol kinase: MNLSMRETGWAKINLALHVRARRTDGYHEIETLFAFVDGGDGIEAVVADADTLFIDGEFAESLSADADNLVLRVLALLRDRYGADRVPPLAVTLTKRLPVAAGIGGGSADAAAMARLVRAHFLPELGDATLARVVGPLGADIAACVASKACMGSGVGEELHAVAGLRIEGMPVLLVNPRQPVATGPVFAAWDGIDRGPLYIGADHRAQLIGARNDLQRPATAACPAIADILLELGALRPWLARMSGSGATCFALFDAACERDAAAATLAARHPGWWLMAGALR; encoded by the coding sequence ATGAACCTGTCGATGCGCGAGACGGGATGGGCGAAGATCAACCTCGCGCTCCACGTCCGTGCGCGGCGCACCGACGGCTATCACGAGATCGAGACGCTGTTCGCTTTCGTCGATGGCGGCGATGGGATCGAAGCGGTTGTCGCCGACGCCGACACGCTGTTCATCGACGGCGAGTTTGCGGAGAGCCTGAGCGCGGATGCGGACAATCTGGTGCTGCGCGTGCTGGCGTTGCTGCGCGACCGCTATGGCGCCGACCGCGTGCCGCCGCTCGCGGTAACGCTCACCAAGCGGCTTCCGGTCGCGGCGGGGATCGGCGGCGGGTCGGCCGATGCCGCGGCAATGGCGCGGCTGGTCCGCGCGCATTTCCTGCCCGAGCTGGGCGATGCGACGCTCGCGCGGGTCGTCGGTCCGCTGGGCGCGGACATCGCTGCCTGCGTGGCGAGCAAGGCCTGCATGGGATCGGGGGTCGGCGAGGAATTGCACGCCGTCGCCGGGCTGCGGATCGAGGGAATGCCGGTGCTGCTGGTCAATCCGCGCCAGCCCGTCGCGACCGGGCCGGTCTTTGCCGCGTGGGACGGGATCGACCGCGGCCCGCTCTACATTGGCGCCGACCACCGCGCGCAGCTGATCGGCGCTCGCAACGATTTGCAGCGTCCCGCAACCGCGGCCTGTCCGGCGATTGCCGACATATTGCTCGAACTCGGCGCGCTGCGGCCGTGGCTGGCGCGCATGTCGGGATCGGGAGCGACCTGTTTCGCGCTGTTCGACGCGGCGTGCGAACGCGACGCGGCGGCGGCGACGCTCGCGGCGCGGCATCCGGGCTGGTGGCTGATGGCGGGGGCATTGCGGTGA
- a CDS encoding N-formylglutamate amidohydrolase: MSEAWRQLGEPRAGGILLIGDHASAHVPDDVDLGIDPALLTNHIAIDIGVAEVAALLVDGGAVDAAILGGVSRLVVDLNREEDAPGVLPIASDGHAVPGNALNDAAREARLARFFRPYHDHIAATIARHRPAMILSLHSFTPALWAHPDQARPWHVGVLYNEDDRLVAGAIAALEAEGLLVGDQQPYSGKVLNATMNRHAEANNIPYIGIEMRQDLVGDAAGQALFAERLARMCRKVALNIGA, encoded by the coding sequence GTGAGCGAGGCCTGGCGCCAGCTGGGAGAGCCGCGCGCAGGCGGCATCTTGCTGATCGGCGATCATGCGTCGGCGCATGTGCCGGACGATGTCGATCTGGGCATCGATCCCGCGCTGCTCACCAACCATATCGCGATCGACATCGGCGTCGCGGAGGTCGCGGCGCTGCTCGTCGACGGCGGCGCGGTCGATGCGGCGATCCTCGGCGGTGTGTCGCGGCTCGTCGTCGATCTCAACCGCGAAGAGGATGCACCGGGCGTGCTGCCGATCGCAAGCGACGGCCATGCCGTGCCGGGCAATGCCCTGAACGATGCGGCGCGCGAGGCGCGGCTGGCGCGGTTTTTCCGGCCCTATCACGACCATATCGCGGCGACGATTGCGAGGCACCGCCCCGCGATGATCCTGTCGTTGCACAGCTTTACCCCCGCGCTGTGGGCGCATCCCGATCAGGCGCGGCCCTGGCACGTCGGGGTGCTTTATAATGAGGACGACCGGCTGGTCGCCGGGGCGATTGCTGCGCTGGAGGCCGAAGGGCTGCTCGTCGGCGATCAGCAACCCTATTCGGGCAAGGTGCTCAACGCGACGATGAACCGCCACGCCGAGGCGAACAACATCCCCTATATCGGCATCGAGATGCGGCAGGACCTGGTCGGCGATGCGGCAGGGCAGGCGCTGTTCGCCGAGCGACTGGCGCGCATGTGCAGGAAAGTGGCGTTGAACATCGGCGCATAG
- the ilvD gene encoding dihydroxy-acid dehydratase, which yields MPSYRSRTTTHGRNMAGARGLWRATGMKDSDFGKPIIAVVNSFTQFVPGHVHLKDLGQMVAREIEAAGGVAKEFNTIAVDDGIAMGHDGMLYSLPSRDLIADSVEYMVNAHCADAMVCISNCDKITPGMLMAALRINIPVVFVSGGPMEAGKVVLKGKQVALDLVDAMVAAADEKYSDEEVLAIEQAACPTCGSCSGMFTANSMNCLTEALGLSLPGNGSTLATHADRKQLFLRAGRIVVEMCRRHYEEGDDSVLPRNIATFEAFENAMSLDIAMGGSTNTVLHLLAAAHEAGVDFTMADIDRLSRRVPCLSKVAPAKSDVHMEDVHRAGGIMAILGELDRAGLLHAHLPTVHSATLGDALNKWDIARTNDPEVQQFFMAAPGGVPTQTAFSQDRRWDSLDLDREGGVIRSADHAFSKDGGLAVLSGNIALDGCIVKTAGVDESILKFSGPAKVFESQDAAVTGILTGQVAAGDVVVIRYEGPKGGPGMQEMLYPTSYLKSKGLGAACALVTDGRFSGGTSGLSIGHVSPEAAEGGTIGLVENGDLITIDIPARTITLAVADSVLAERRAAMEAKGEAAWQPEKPRPRKVSVALQAYAAMTTSAARGAVRDLSQLKGKG from the coding sequence ATGCCTTCTTATCGTTCGCGCACCACGACTCACGGCCGCAACATGGCCGGTGCCCGCGGCCTGTGGCGCGCGACAGGGATGAAGGACAGCGACTTCGGCAAGCCGATCATCGCGGTGGTCAACAGCTTCACCCAGTTCGTGCCGGGTCACGTCCACCTCAAGGATCTGGGCCAGATGGTCGCGCGCGAGATCGAGGCGGCGGGCGGAGTCGCCAAGGAGTTCAACACCATTGCGGTCGATGACGGCATCGCGATGGGGCATGACGGGATGCTCTATTCGCTCCCCAGCCGCGACCTGATCGCCGACTCGGTCGAATATATGGTCAATGCGCATTGCGCTGACGCGATGGTGTGCATTTCCAATTGCGACAAGATCACGCCGGGGATGCTCATGGCGGCGCTGCGCATCAACATTCCGGTGGTGTTTGTGTCGGGCGGGCCGATGGAGGCCGGCAAGGTCGTGCTGAAAGGCAAGCAGGTCGCGCTCGATCTGGTCGACGCGATGGTTGCCGCGGCGGACGAGAAATATAGCGACGAAGAGGTGCTGGCGATCGAGCAGGCGGCGTGCCCGACCTGTGGCAGCTGTTCGGGGATGTTTACCGCCAATTCGATGAACTGTCTGACCGAGGCGCTGGGGCTGTCGCTGCCGGGCAATGGCTCGACGCTTGCGACCCACGCCGACCGCAAGCAATTGTTCCTGCGCGCCGGGCGGATTGTCGTCGAAATGTGTCGCCGTCATTATGAGGAAGGCGACGACAGCGTGCTGCCCCGCAATATCGCGACCTTCGAGGCGTTTGAAAATGCGATGAGCCTCGACATCGCGATGGGCGGGTCGACCAACACCGTGCTCCACCTGCTCGCCGCCGCGCACGAGGCGGGGGTCGATTTCACCATGGCCGACATCGACCGGTTGTCGCGCCGCGTTCCATGCCTGTCGAAAGTCGCGCCGGCGAAGAGCGACGTCCATATGGAGGATGTCCACCGCGCGGGCGGAATCATGGCGATCCTCGGCGAACTCGACCGCGCCGGACTGCTCCACGCGCATCTGCCGACGGTGCACAGCGCGACGCTCGGCGATGCCCTCAATAAATGGGACATTGCCCGGACGAACGATCCCGAGGTGCAGCAATTCTTCATGGCCGCCCCCGGCGGCGTGCCGACGCAGACTGCCTTCAGCCAGGACCGGCGCTGGGATTCGCTCGACCTCGACCGGGAAGGCGGCGTGATTCGCTCGGCCGATCATGCGTTCAGCAAGGATGGCGGATTGGCGGTGCTCAGCGGCAATATCGCGCTCGACGGCTGTATCGTGAAGACCGCGGGGGTCGATGAAAGCATCCTGAAGTTCAGCGGCCCCGCCAAAGTGTTCGAGAGCCAGGATGCTGCGGTCACCGGCATATTGACCGGACAGGTCGCGGCGGGCGACGTCGTCGTCATCCGTTACGAAGGGCCAAAGGGCGGGCCGGGGATGCAGGAAATGCTCTATCCGACGAGCTATCTGAAGTCGAAGGGGCTGGGCGCCGCCTGTGCGCTGGTCACCGACGGGCGTTTTTCGGGCGGCACGTCGGGCCTGTCGATCGGTCATGTCTCGCCCGAGGCGGCCGAGGGCGGCACGATCGGGCTGGTCGAAAATGGCGACCTCATCACCATCGACATCCCGGCGCGCACGATCACGCTCGCCGTGGCCGATAGCGTGCTGGCCGAACGCCGCGCCGCGATGGAGGCAAAGGGGGAGGCCGCCTGGCAACCCGAAAAACCGCGGCCGCGCAAGGTTTCGGTCGCGCTGCAAGCCTATGCCGCGATGACGACGAGCGCCGCGCGCGGCGCGGTGCGCGACCTGTCGCAGCTGAAGGGCAAGGGATGA